Proteins encoded within one genomic window of Ranitomeya variabilis isolate aRanVar5 chromosome 4, aRanVar5.hap1, whole genome shotgun sequence:
- the LOC143767738 gene encoding uncharacterized protein LOC143767738 isoform X2 codes for MVSTISDPLSEDLLQKRILLIYPSMMDMDRDKMAERILHLTLEILFRLTGEDYTVVKKTSSERCQDPVSEGWGRPLSPIMWSPPHPLIHEDINDQKILELTYKMVELLTGEVPIRCQDVAVYFSMEEWEYLEGHRDLYKEVMMEDPQPLTSPDLSSKRTTPERCPRPLLPQDCKQEYLKVHQDHQGEDLTHVNTTETYVRGDERCKEEIPTYDYPGDCTKKSEGQLTSSIFKSDDLEIHQDTIRVNAITPHIPSSLHSKDLSSDPLKQVLSSDSLPTTKANHSRKINIKKQITYKSKNPLSCSEYGNSFPLEKPFLKHKKIHTAENRFSCSKCGKCVNCISVFVKHQRTHTGEKPFSCSECGKCFNQKSDLVRHQRTHTGEKPFSCSECGKYFTQKSKLVCHQRTHTGEKPFSCSECGKCFNQKENLVTHQRTHTREKPFSCSECGKCFNQKENLVTHQRTHTGEKPFSCSECGKCFIHKSDLVRHQRTHTGEKPFTCLECGKYFNQKSDLVKHQRTHTGEKPFSCSECGKCFINKSNLITHQRTHTGDKPFSCSECGKYFNQKSYLVKHQRTHTGEKPFSCSECGKCFTNKSNLITHQRTHTGDKPFSCSECGKCFTRKAHLDHHQRTHPEKAFSGP; via the exons ATG gtctctacaatatcggatcctctcagcgaagatcttctacaaaagagaattttactgatttacccatcaatgatggatatggacagagacaagatggcggagaggatattacacctcaccctagagatcctcttccggcttactggagag gattacacagtggtgaagaagacctctagtgagcgctgtcaggaccctgtgtctgagggatggggaagacccctgagcccaatcatgtggtctccacctcaccccctgatacatgaggacatcaatgaccagaagatcctagaactcacctacaagatggttgagctgctgactggagag gttcctataaggtgtcaggatgtcgccgtctatttctccatggaggagtgggagtatttagaaggacacagagatctgtacaaggaggTCATGATGGAggatccccagcccctcacatcaccag atctatccagtaagaggacaacaccagagagatgtccccgtcctcttcttccacaggactgtaaacaagaatatCTCAAAGTtcatcaggatcatcag ggtgaagatctgacccatgttaatactacagagacatatgtgaggggtgatgagcggtgtaaagaggagattcctacatatgactacccag GTGACTGTACCAAgaaatcagagggacagctgacatcttcaatttttaaatccgaTGATCTTGAGATCCATCAGGATACAATtagagtgaatgccattactccacatataccatcatcccttcacagcaaagatctgtcatctgatcctttgaaacaggtcttgtcttctgattcattaccaactACTAAAGCAAATCATAGTCGcaaaataaacattaaaaaacaaATTACTTATAAATCAAAAAATCCATTATcatgttcagaatatggaaatagttttcccctcgAAAAGCCTTTTcttaaacataaaaaaattcacacagcagagaatagattttcttgttccaagtgtgggaaatgtgtTAACTGTATATCAgtttttgttaagcaccagagaactcacacaggggagaagcctttttcctgttcagaatgtgggaaatgtttcaaccagaaatcagatttggttaggcaccagagaactcacacaggggagaagccattttcatgttcagaatgtgggaaatattttacacagaaatcaaaaCTTGTTTGTCACCAGAgaacgcacacaggggagaagcctttttcctgttccgaatgtgggaaatgttttaaccaaaaagagaatcttgttacacaccaaagaactcacacacgagagaagccattttcctgttccgaatgtgggaaatgttttaaccaaaaagagaatcttgttacacaccaaagaactcacacaggagagaagccgttttcctgttcagaatgtggaaaatgctttatccataaatcagatttggttaggcaccagagaacccacacaggggagaaaccttttacctgtttagaatgtgggaaatattttaaccagaaatcagatttggttaagcaccagagaactcacacaggagagaagcctttttcatgttcagaatgtgggaaatgttttataaataAATCAAATCTTATcacacatcaaagaactcacacaggggacaagcctttttcatgttcagaatgtgggaaatattttaaccagaaatcatatttggttaagcaccagagaactcacacaggggagaagcctttttcatgttcagaatgtgggaaatgttttacaaataaatcAAATCTTATcacacatcaaagaactcacacaggggacaagcctttttcgtgttcagaatgtgggaaatgttttacccgaaAAGCGCATCTTGATCACCACCAGAGAACTCACCCAGAGAAGGCTTTTTCAGGTccttaa